The following proteins are encoded in a genomic region of Takifugu rubripes chromosome 21, fTakRub1.2, whole genome shotgun sequence:
- the LOC101061899 gene encoding clustered mitochondria protein homolog, giving the protein MKDKVKRGGGKLLPKADGGSLTGGKDSVVMKQEDDSSFTVKIQGAGLEAFEMQIHGFWHVKDALINLLSRDEVFPRSNLSLSFAGTTLDPLAELQGLKRLKPGAILRLVEEPYTIRAARIHLARVLDLLRAPGPQDALRDGCSPSVLETITHTQTTDSNLHNGKSLKRSLSNTKTEENNHSGALPEYLHPGSSERPLMALLPHTSQPEPPSYLKDISLSCWNPPPGHRKLQGDFLYITVVTIEGRQCDITSCPKGFFLNRSTEDVFDPRPAQSSPVCHSLSDLLCHISPAFKQTFALKNRPQLSPVETLPTPYHTMSWLGPSCASRIHKNAFTRLGVDDEPATQAPDWNEELQAARDLPVNSLEERLQRDRTLLQVNSAFVRAVRQGAENILDGFVEPVNGNPEDPAFLWGGLFMSQGAAVALFGSERGRRTAQRLELQGVQAYSNVEGLQGLHTLPTAIVDYRGVRLSAQGLAPGLEASDQDQGASPAFRGLLYGVQAGPQESPHRRRLLELLAQACKPLSLQKNVVVKPDGYHVPLFTSIDAQGLLGADGRFYILDVFRTFPADANFCPEAETESQIVSTEEADKKDCTTDGWPDNYHSEYGLPVGFVHKLCRLKPELLQAFIQHKHCQFSHHVRELLEQDGGFEECAIACDSRGTKAVQAACKEVGSVSDIIFEMRFNTNVFSPGVFFPASESKSIKLQQRLLREAAAFIITRQIPAFLEFCLKSHEAPMDGASLKQALHERGINLRYLGHVVKAIGHSEHKEHLRHIKRVAVGEIFCRSARRVYNNYLQGVDVSSLSAAISHFLCCLLVNHFTPTSVGEDTKKKSRRRGRATGAMENPPWSTLTGSELWNLVCQESVETYNITDALGSGPNYLVEQYGLQKISLLREFCLKTGVQVRLRDYFLDHQNKCPIGPDDILNILPIIKHVSMPTPDASKAYQAAQTSMQKGLLNQALEQLKEAVYLYGRVCDDLQPEACHCHSLLAKATFLQGKAAEACSVQLKAVVISERVLGFDHPNTIQQYSLLGVYAFAGGETVLAQKCFLRARLLTLIVHGEDHPYIATVDSCLGLVLAGDHTGHYLRNALQLHISFFGSINMHTALNQHLLAQWMCIRGDYRSAMTHEKEALTVFTILFGEDHSQTQCSTEFLSTITKQAVKVERSLRQAGADCTEQPVECFSPTTDTILEQMALMTGIRTVAKSDSLQDFKQRHQELKASVAEELGLKLLTSGVMVRSETNPAQEIGCGTDPEDVGSKVESTVKPVNEGCVATVSANGPSEQTQHEDSDRTTSEAVVGTVNGVSEVKPANDVADNTESVEVNGKINGDLNSPPVLKSKGTWADVVSNSVATNSKNKQVITANNTASGAAKD; this is encoded by the exons ATGAAGGACAAAgtaaagagagggggaggaaaactTCTGCCCAAGGCTG ATGGGGGCAGTCTGACTGGTGGAAAAGATTCAGTGGTTATGAAGCAGGAAGACGACAGCTCCTTTACCGTGAAGATTCAAGGGGCAGGATTAGAGGCGTTCGAGATGCAG ATTCATGGATTTTGGCACGTTAAAGATGCCTTGATTAACCTACTTTCAAGAGATGAGGTATTTCCACGCTCCAATCTTTCACTTTCCTTTGCGGGCACGACTCTGGACCCCCTGGCAGAACTACAAGGTCTCAAGAGGCTTAAACCGGGAGCCATCCTCCGCCTGGTGGAAG AACCTTACACCATCCGCGCAGCCCGAATCCACCTTGCTCGTGTGCTGGATCTGCTAAGAGCCCCTGGACCCCAAGATGCTCTGAGAGATGGATGCTCACCAAGTGTGCTGGagactataacacacacacaaaccacag ACTCTAACTTGCATAATGGAAAGAGCCTGAAACGCTCTTTaagcaacacaaaaacagaagaaaacaatcaCAGTGGGGCACTTCCCGAATACCTCCACCCTGGTTCCTCAGAGAGACCGTTAATGGCCCTGCTGCCACACACATCCCAACCAGAA CCCCCTAGTTATCTAAAGGACATATCTCTTAGCTGCTGGAATCCCCCACCTGGACACAGGAAATTGCAGGGAGACTTCCTCTACATTACTGTGGTGACAATTGAGGGTCGAcaatgtgacatcacttcctgtccgaaGGGCTTCTTTCTCAATCG CTCCACAGAGGATGTGTTCGATCCTCGACCTGCACAGTCATCACCCGTTTGCCACAGTCTCTCTGACCTACTCTGTCACATTAGCCCCGCCTTCAAACAAACGTTTGCGCTCAAAAACAG GCCTCAGCTGTCTCCAGTAGAGACGTTGCCCACTCCCTACCATACGATGAGTTGGCTCGGGCCTTCATGTGCCTCTCGCATTCACAAAAATGCTTTTACCAGACTGGGGGTGGATGACGAACCAGCAACACAG GCTCCAGACTGGAATGAGGAGTTGCAAGCAGCCAGAGATCTTCCCGTCAATAGCctggaggagaggctgcagaggGACCGGACTCTGCTTCAG GTAAACAGCGCATTTGTAAGGGCTGTGAGGCAAGGAGCAGAAAATATTTTAGATGGATTTGTGGAGCCAGTAAATGGAAACCCTGAAGACCCAGCTTTCCTGTGGGGTGGACTGTTCATGAGCCAAGGGGCAGCAGTCGCATTGTTTGGGAGTGAAAGGGGACGCAG GACTGCTCAGAGGTTGGAGCTCCAAGGGGTTCAGGCCTACAGTAACGTAGAAGGGCTGCAGGGGCTGCACACTCTACCCACAGCCATTGTAGATTACAGAGGAGTGCGCCTGTCTGCTCAGGGTCTGGCACCTGGATTAGAAGCCTCAGACCAGGATCAGGGGGCTTCTCCAGCCTTCCG GGGCCTGCTGTATGGGGTACAGGCTGGACCTCAAGAGTCCCCCCATCGCAGGCGGTTACTGGAGCTCTTAGCTCAGGCCTGCAAACCTCTTTCCCTtcagaaaaatgttgttgtaaAGCCGGATGGTTACCACGTACCCCTGTTCACCTCCATCGATGCACAGGGACTTTTGGGGGCTGATGGGAGATTCTACATCCTGGATGTGTTCAGGACTTTCCCCGCTGATGCCAACTTCTGTCCAGAGGCAGAAACAGAAAGCCAGATAGTCTCTACAGAAGAGGCGGACAAGAAGGACTGCACAACTGATGGTTGGCCAGACAATTATCACTCTGAATATGGACTCCCGGTCGGCTTTGTTCACAAACTCTGTCGACTGaagccagagctgctgcaggcctTCATCCAGCACAA ACACTGTCAGTTCAGTCATCatgtcagagagctgctggaacaGGATGGAGGATTCGAAGAATGTGCAATAGCTT GTGACTCTCGAGGCACGAAGGCAGTACAGGCGGCGTGTAAAGAAGTGGGCTCGGTTAGCGACATCATCTTTGAGATGCGCTTCAATACCAATGTCTTCTCTCCAG GAGTATTTTTCCCGGCTAGTGAAAGTAAATcaataaagctgcagcagagactgCTGAGGGAAGCTGCGGCGTTCATCATCACTCGCCAGATACCAGCATTT TTGGAGTTTTGCCTGAAGAGTCACGAAGCGCCGATGGATGGGGCTTCTCTGAAACAGGCGCTACATGAGCGAGGCATCAATCTTCGCTATCTGGGCCACGTGGTCAAGGCCATAGGCCATTCAGAGCACAAGGAGCACCTGAGGCATATCAAG AGAGTTGCCGTGGGTGAAATTTTTTGCCGTTCGGCCAGACGGGTGTACAACAACTACCTCCAG GGTGTGGATGTGTCCAGCCTCTCCGCAGCCATCAGTCACTTTCTCTGCTGCCTGCTCGTCAACCATTTCACTCCCACTTCTGTCGGCGAGGACACTAAGAAAAAGTCAAGGCGGCGTGGCCGAGCAACTGGGGCCATGGAAAATCCTCCCTGGAGCACTCTAACGGGTTCTGAGCTGTGGAACCTGGTCTGCCAGGAGTCTGTTGAAACATACAACATCACTGATGCCCTTGG CTCTGGTCCAAACTACCTGGTGGAGCAGTACGGCCTGCAGAAGATCTCTTTACTTCGAGAGTTCTGTTTGAAGACAGGAGTGCAG GTCAGACTGAGAGACTACTTCCTCGATCACCAAAACAAATGTCCGATTGGTCCAGATGACATCCTCAACATCTTGCCAATCATCAAGCATGTTTCCATGCCAACTCCAGATGCATCAAAAGCCTATCAAGCTGCACAGACTTCTATGCAGAAAG GTCTGTTGAATCAGGCACTCGAGCAGTTGAAGGAAGCAGTCTACCTGTATGGAAGAGTGTGTGATGATCTCCAGCCTGAGGCCTGTCACTGCCACAGCCTGTTGGCTAAAGCAACCTTCCTGCAGGGGAAGGCAGCTGAG GCTTGTAGTGTCCAGCTGAAGGCTGTGGTCATCAGCGAGAGGGTTCTTGGCTTCGACCATCCGAACACCATCCAGCAGTAT TCCCTCCTGGGTGTGTATGCTtttgctggaggagaaaccgTCTTGGCGCAGAAATGTTTCCTCAGAGCTCGTCTACTGACGCTCATTGTCCATGGAGAGGATCATCCATACATCGCAACAGTGGAT AGCTGTCTTGGTTTAGTGCTGGCAGGAGATCACACGGGACATTACTTGAGAAACGCCCTGCAACTGCATATTTCCTTTTTTGGCTCCATAAACATGCACACTGCTCTCAA TCAGCACTTATTGGCCCAGTGGATGTGCATCAGAGGCGACTACCGAAGTGCTATGACCCACGAAAAAGAAGCCCTCACAGTTTTCACCATCTTG TTTGGAGAGGATCACTCTCAGACACAATGCAGCACAGAGTTCCTATCCACCATCACCAAACAAGCTGTGAAAGTGGAGCGTTCTCTCAGACAGGCAGGAGCTGACTGTACAGAGCAACCAGTGGAG TGTTTCTCTCCTACAACTGACACTATTCTGGAGCAAATGGCTCTCATGACAGGGATCAGGACAGTTGCAAAAAG TGACAGTCTCCAGGATTTTAAGCAGAGGCACCAAGAGCTAAAAGCTTCTGTGGCAGAAGAACTGGGACTCAAGCTGCTCACCTCAGGAGTGATGGTTCGGAGTGAGACAAACCCGGCTCAAGAAATAGGATGCGGGACTGACCCTGAAGATGTTGGCTCTAAAGTGGAAAGTACTGTGAAACCAGTAAATGAGGGCTGTGTGGCCACTGTTTCAGCAAATGGCCCTTCTGAACAGACCCAGCATGAGGACAGTGACAGGACAACTTCAGAGGCAGTGGTGGGGACAGTGAATGgggtgtcagaggtcaaaccaGCCAACGATGTTGCAGACAATACTGAGTCAGTTGAGGtaaatgggaaaataaatgGAGATTTGAATAGTCCGCCAGTCCTCAAGAGTAAAGGAACTTGGGCAGATGTGGTGTCAAATTCTGTTGCAACCAATAGCAAAAACAAGCAAGTTATCACTGCTAATAACACTGCTAGTGGAGCAGCTAAGGACTAA
- the tfip11 gene encoding tuftelin-interacting protein 11 (The RefSeq protein has 3 substitutions compared to this genomic sequence), producing MSMSHLYGRRDEDDEGVEVESFEVTDWDLANEFNPDRRKYRQTKEQATYGIWAERDSDEDERPSFGNKKSKDYTAPVNFVSAGLRKTASEEKRQKEEGSDDSDGGGPSAPPLSRGTAPKKLQMGNFGGTKHQRFAGGIQTGKGLGSWEKHTKGIGQKLLQKMGYQAGKGLGKNAQGILNPIEAKVRKGKGAVGAYGNERTHQSLQDFPVVDSEEEEEKEFQKELGQWRKDPAGTGVTKMPKYSYKTVDELKAKGKLAARSTAASAGELAQVKVIDMTGREQKVYYSYSQMSNKHSVPHEGPPSLTTRDQKGSGFAVPELEHNLQLLIDLTEQNILQSARRLQHEKDIVVSLTHEAKALQITLDTEQKAIQRMEAVQALVDRFPSEDMAPGEGPTLQECADIFETLQSDYYEEYKTLGLGELAVPVVHPLLKEKLRSWDPLKDPSYCLEEIGQWRAILESRDLHSSGPDSNMDPYHRLLWEVWIPVMRSCVLCWQPRIERPMVDCVEIWAPLLPRWITDYLLEQLLLPRLQREVDNWNPLTDTVPIHSWIHPWLLLLQARLEPLYPPIRSKLANALQRWHPSDTSARLILQPWKDVFTPGAWEAFMVKNIIPKLALCLEELVINPHQQQMEPFNWVMDWEGMLSPSSLVSLLVKNFFPKWLQVLCLWVNSSNYDEIIKWYLGWKSMFSDLMLSQVVIKEKFNEALDIMNRAVSSGGGGYVQPGARENIAYLTQTERRKDFQYEAMQERRDSESVSHREVGSALANNFLDFIQVKADENNIVFMPIVAKYHEGKQLYTFGRIVIYMDRGVVFVQGEKTWVPTSLQSLIDMAK from the exons ATGTCAATGTCTCATCTCTATGGACGGagagatgaggatgatgaaggtgtGGAGGTGGAAAGCTTTGAGGTGACAGACTGGGACCTGGCCAATGAGTTTAACCCAGACCGCCGCAAATACAGGCAGACCAAGGAACAAGCAACATATGGCATTTGGGCTGAACGGGACTCGGATGAGGACGAACGGCCTAGTTTTGGAAACAAAAA aTCCAAAGATTACACTGCACCAGTGAACTTTGTGAGTGCTGGTCTGCGTAAAACTGCATCTGAAGAGAAACGGCAAAAAGAAGAAGGCTCAGATGACTCTGATGGTAGCGGTCCTTCTGCACCTCCCCTCTCTCGCGGCACTGCACCCAAAAAACTTCAGATG GGTAATTTTGGGGGTACCAAGCACCAGAGGTTTGCAGGTGGCATACAGACGGGTAAAGGTCTAGGAAGCTGGGAGAAGCATACAAAAGGAATTGGAcaaaaactgctgcagaaaatgGGATACCAAGCAGGCAAAGGCCTGGGCAAGAATGCTCAAG GCATTTTAAATCCCATTGAGGCAAAGGTACGTAAAGGAAAGGGAGCCGTGGGTGCTTATGGTAATGAACGAACTCACCAGAGTCTTCAGGATTTCCCAGTAGTTGActcggaggaagaggaagaaaag GAATTTCAGAAAGAGTTAGGACAGTGGCGTAAGGATCCTGCAGGCACTGGAGTGAAGAAGAAACCAAAGTACTCTTATAAAACTGTCGACGAGCTAAAAGCTAAAGGAAAGTTGGCGGCTCGGAGTACAGCGGCGTCCGCAGGAGAGTTGGCGCAGGTCAAG GTGATTGATATGACTGGAAGAGAGCAAAAAGTGTACTACAGTTACAGCCAGATGTCCAACAAGCACAGTGTTCCACACGAAGGTCCCCCCAGTCTGACTACTCGGGATCAGAAGGGATCTGGCTTTGCTGTTCCTGAACTGGAGCATAATTTGCAGCTGCTGATTGATCTCACAGAGCAGAACATATTACAG TCTGCCAGACGTCTGCAGCATGAGAAAGACATAGTTGTGTCTCTGACCCACGAGGCAAAAGCGCTGCAGATTACACTGGACACTGAGCAAAAGGCAATCCAGAGAATGGAGGCTGTACAGGCACTGGTGGATCGTTTTCCTTCTGAGGACATGGCACCAGGGGAGGGACCCACCTTGCAG GAGTGTGCAGACATTTTTGAAACTTTACAATCAGACTATTATGAAGAATACAAAACATTGGGGTTGGGAGAACTTGCTGTACCCGTTGTTCACCCATTGCTGAAAGAAAAACTTCGATCATGGGATCCTCTGAAG GACCCCTCTTATTGTCTGGAAGAGATTGGTCAGTGGAGGGCCATTCTCGAATCTAGAGACCTTCACTCTAGTGGGCCAGATTCAAACATGGACCCTTACCATAG ACTTCTGTGGGAAGTTTGGATCCCAGTGATGCGTTCGTGTGTGTTATGCTGGCAGCCCCGTATTGAGAGACCCATGGTGGACTGTGTAGAAATAtgggctcctctcctcccccgcTGGATCACTGATTACTTGTTGGAGCAGCTTCTTTTGCCACGTCTTCAGAGAGAG GTGGACAACTGGAACCCTTTAACTGACACAGTACCCATCCACTCCTGGATCCACCCTTGGCTGCTTCTGCTTCAGGCACGTCTAGAACCACTTTACCCACCAATCAGGAGCAAACTAGCCAATGCTTTGCAGAGGTGGCACCCCAGTGACACTTCAGCTCGCCTCATCTTGCAGCCCTGGAAAGATGTTTTCACTCCAGGGGCCTGGGAGGCCTTCATGGTGAAAAACATCATCCCCAAACTAG CCTTGTGTCTGGAAGAACTGGTTATCAACCCTCACCAGCAGCAAATGGAGCCATTTAATTGggtgatggactgggagggaatGCTGTCCCCCTCCAGCCTTGTGTCCCTGCTGGTCAAAAACTTCTTTCCAAAGTGGTTACAA GTCCTGTGTTTGTGGGTGAATAGCTCTAACTATGATGAAATCATCAAATGGTACTTGGGCTGGAAAAGTATGTTTAGCGATCTCATGCTTTCACAAGTGGTTATTAAGGAGAAGTTTAATGAGGCTTTGGACATCATGAACCGTGCAGTGTCTTCCGGCGGGG GTGGATATGTTCAACCTGGAGCAAGGGAAAATATTGCATATCTAACACAGACGGAAAGACGAAAAGACTTTCAGTATGAGGCGATGCAGGAACGCCGAGATTCTGAGAGTGTCTCTCACAGAGAAGTCGGCTCTGCTTTGGCAAATAACTTTCTGGATTTTATCCAGGTCAAGGCAGATGAGAACAACATTGTCTTTATGCCCATCGTGGCCAAATACCATGAGGGTAAACAGTTGTACACGTTTGGTCGCATTGTCATTTATATGGACAGAGGGGTTGTGTTTGTGCAAGGAGAGAAAACTTGGGTGCCCACATCTTTGCAGAGTCTGATAGATATGGCTAAATGA
- the tfip11 gene encoding tuftelin-interacting protein 11 isoform X1, whose translation MSMSHLYGRRDEDDEGVEVESFEVTDWDLANEFNPDRRKYRQTKEQATYGIWAERDSDEDERPSFGNKKSKDYTAPVNFVSAGLRKTASEEKRQKEEGSDDSDGSGPSAPPLSRGTAPKKLQMGNFGGTKHQRFAGGIQTGKGLGSWEKHTKGIGQKLLQKMGYQAGKGLGKNAQGILNPIEAKVRKGKGAVGAYGNERTHQSLQDFPVVDSEEEEEKEFQKELGQWRKDPAGTGVKKKPKYSYKTVDELKAKGKLAARSTAASAGELAQVKVIDMTGREQKVYYSYSQMSNKHSVPHEGPPSLTTRDQKGSGFAVPELEHNLQLLIDLTEQNILQSARRLQHEKDIVVSLTHEAKALQITLDTEQKAIQRMEAVQALVDRFPSEDMAPGEGPTLQECADIFETLQSDYYEEYKTLGLGELAVPVVHPLLKEKLRSWDPLKDPSYCLEEIGQWRAILESRDLHSSGPDSNMDPYHRLLWEVWIPVMRSCVLCWQPRIERPMVDCVEIWAPLLPRWITDYLLEQLLLPRLQREVDNWNPLTDTVPIHSWIHPWLLLLQARLEPLYPPIRSKLANALQRWHPSDTSARLILQPWKDVFTPGAWEAFMVKNIIPKLALCLEELVINPHQQQMEPFNWVMDWEGMLSPSSLVSLLVKNFFPKWLQVLCLWVNSSNYDEIIKWYLGWKSMFSDLMLSQVVIKEKFNEALDIMNRAVSSGGGGYVQPGARENIAYLTQTERRKDFQYEAMQERRDSESVSHREVGSALANNFLDFIQVKADENNIVFMPIVAKYHEGKQLYTFGRIVIYMDRGVVFVQGEKTWVPTSLQSLIDMAK comes from the exons ATGTCAATGTCTCATCTCTATGGACGGagagatgaggatgatgaaggtgtGGAGGTGGAAAGCTTTGAGGTGACAGACTGGGACCTGGCCAATGAGTTTAACCCAGACCGCCGCAAATACAGGCAGACCAAGGAACAAGCAACATATGGCATTTGGGCTGAACGGGACTCGGATGAGGACGAACGGCCTAGTTTTGGAAACAAAAA aTCCAAAGATTACACTGCACCAGTGAACTTTGTGAGTGCTGGTCTGCGTAAAACTGCATCTGAAGAGAAACGGCAAAAAGAAGAAGGCTCAGATGACTCTGATGGTAGCGGTCCTTCTGCACCTCCCCTCTCTCGCGGCACTGCACCCAAAAAACTTCAGATG GGTAATTTTGGGGGTACCAAGCACCAGAGGTTTGCAGGTGGCATACAGACGGGTAAAGGTCTAGGAAGCTGGGAGAAGCATACAAAAGGAATTGGAcaaaaactgctgcagaaaatgGGATACCAAGCAGGCAAAGGCCTGGGCAAGAATGCTCAAG GCATTTTAAATCCCATTGAGGCAAAGGTACGTAAAGGAAAGGGAGCCGTGGGTGCTTATGGTAATGAACGAACTCACCAGAGTCTTCAGGATTTCCCAGTAGTTGActcggaggaagaggaagaaaag GAATTTCAGAAAGAGTTAGGACAGTGGCGTAAGGATCCTGCAGGCACTGGAGTGAAGAAGAAACCAAAGTACTCTTATAAAACTGTCGACGAGCTAAAAGCTAAAGGAAAGTTGGCGGCTCGGAGTACAGCGGCGTCCGCAGGAGAGTTGGCGCAGGTCAAG GTGATTGATATGACTGGAAGAGAGCAAAAAGTGTACTACAGTTACAGCCAGATGTCCAACAAGCACAGTGTTCCACACGAAGGTCCCCCCAGTCTGACTACTCGGGATCAGAAGGGATCTGGCTTTGCTGTTCCTGAACTGGAGCATAATTTGCAGCTGCTGATTGATCTCACAGAGCAGAACATATTACAG TCTGCCAGACGTCTGCAGCATGAGAAAGACATAGTTGTGTCTCTGACCCACGAGGCAAAAGCGCTGCAGATTACACTGGACACTGAGCAAAAGGCAATCCAGAGAATGGAGGCTGTACAGGCACTGGTGGATCGTTTTCCTTCTGAGGACATGGCACCAGGGGAGGGACCCACCTTGCAG GAGTGTGCAGACATTTTTGAAACTTTACAATCAGACTATTATGAAGAATACAAAACATTGGGGTTGGGAGAACTTGCTGTACCCGTTGTTCACCCATTGCTGAAAGAAAAACTTCGATCATGGGATCCTCTGAAG GACCCCTCTTATTGTCTGGAAGAGATTGGTCAGTGGAGGGCCATTCTCGAATCTAGAGACCTTCACTCTAGTGGGCCAGATTCAAACATGGACCCTTACCATAG ACTTCTGTGGGAAGTTTGGATCCCAGTGATGCGTTCGTGTGTGTTATGCTGGCAGCCCCGTATTGAGAGACCCATGGTGGACTGTGTAGAAATAtgggctcctctcctcccccgcTGGATCACTGATTACTTGTTGGAGCAGCTTCTTTTGCCACGTCTTCAGAGAGAG GTGGACAACTGGAACCCTTTAACTGACACAGTACCCATCCACTCCTGGATCCACCCTTGGCTGCTTCTGCTTCAGGCACGTCTAGAACCACTTTACCCACCAATCAGGAGCAAACTAGCCAATGCTTTGCAGAGGTGGCACCCCAGTGACACTTCAGCTCGCCTCATCTTGCAGCCCTGGAAAGATGTTTTCACTCCAGGGGCCTGGGAGGCCTTCATGGTGAAAAACATCATCCCCAAACTAG CCTTGTGTCTGGAAGAACTGGTTATCAACCCTCACCAGCAGCAAATGGAGCCATTTAATTGggtgatggactgggagggaatGCTGTCCCCCTCCAGCCTTGTGTCCCTGCTGGTCAAAAACTTCTTTCCAAAGTGGTTACAA GTCCTGTGTTTGTGGGTGAATAGCTCTAACTATGATGAAATCATCAAATGGTACTTGGGCTGGAAAAGTATGTTTAGCGATCTCATGCTTTCACAAGTGGTTATTAAGGAGAAGTTTAATGAGGCTTTGGACATCATGAACCGTGCAGTGTCTTCCGGCGGGG GTGGATATGTTCAACCTGGAGCAAGGGAAAATATTGCATATCTAACACAGACGGAAAGACGAAAAGACTTTCAGTATGAGGCGATGCAGGAACGCCGAGATTCTGAGAGTGTCTCTCACAGAGAAGTCGGCTCTGCTTTGGCAAATAACTTTCTGGATTTTATCCAGGTCAAGGCAGATGAGAACAACATTGTCTTTATGCCCATCGTGGCCAAATACCATGAGGGTAAACAGTTGTACACGTTTGGTCGCATTGTCATTTATATGGACAGAGGGGTTGTGTTTGTGCAAGGAGAGAAAACTTGGGTGCCCACATCTTTGCAGAGTCTGATAGATATGGCTAAATGA
- the srrd gene encoding SRR1-like protein, translating to MSDNEERWQVVRRRKGRKSVTSQVSPDSTSPQEPLDVRSMINRIRVLMCEIRCEDFWGKWREQFLNSGPSAVSPPAKDGDAGRNDDGEASQLWECVCYGLGSFSSSVSSRYQLAMLLLLLDTIQIAVRDCSIYDPVFTSGEINVLRELGLTVLTENEEGKRLATRPTVFYLMHCGKALYNNLLWKNWSKQCLPLIKIIGNSFDNIKQRSLARHLKRDYSYISQAVCLCQERQLPCPSDMNGIFNDTAVITFEANVLDSLPQSTWEDPPEPEYQHCPKLEIIRREN from the exons ATGTCGGACAACGAGGAAAGGTGGCAGGTAGTTCGGCGACGAAAAGGACGGAAATCAGTAACAAGTCAGGTATCTCCCGATTCAACGTCCCCACAGGAGCCGCTGGATGTTAGGAGCATGATAAATCGAATCAGAGTTTTAAT GTGTGAGATCAGGTGCGAAGATTTTTGGGGCAAGTGGAGAG AGCAGTTTTTGAATAGTGGACCATCagcagtttctcctccagccaaAGACGGTGATGCGGGAAGAAATGATGATGGCGAAGCATCCCAGCtgtgggagtgtgtttgttatGGCCTTGGATCCTTTTCATCTTCAGTCTCCTCTCGTTATCAGCTtgcaatgctgctgctgttgctggataCCATACAG ATAGCAGTGAGGGACTGTTCTATTTATGACCCGGTTTTCACCTCTGGAGAGATAAATGTTCTGAGAGAGTTGGGTCTGACTGTGCTCACAGAAAATGAG GAGGGGAAGCGTCTGGCAACTCGACCCACTGTCTTTTACCTGATGCACTGTGGGAAAGCCCTGTACAACAACCTCCTCTGGAAGAACTGGAGTAAACAGTGCCTGCCTCTGATAAAAATAATTGGAAACAGCTTCGATAACATTAAGCAAAG GTCACTCGCGAGACATCTCAAACGAGACTACAGTTACATTTCTcaggctgtgtgtttgtgccaaGAGAGGCAGCTTCCCTGTCCATCCGACATGAATGGCATCTTCAACGACACAGCAGTCATCACTTTTGAAGCCAATGTGCTTGACAGTCTCCCACAATCCACCTGGGAAGATCCACCTGAACCAGAGTACCAACATTGCCCTAAATTGGAGATTATTCGCCGAGAAAATTAA